Genomic window (Pseudovibrio brasiliensis):
GCCGGCCCGTTCCTCATCACATTCCTGCGCGAACGGTCTGTAAACGCCAAGATCTATGAGTTGGCAGAAAAAGTTGATCCAACTGTCTTCCTCCAAACCTTCGGCGAAGGCAAAGAGAAGCTGGCTGAACTTATCGCAGCAAAATCCATCTCCGTTTCCAGGTTGATGGAAGTGGCTCCGGAAGGAACGATTGATCCAACCCCGAGCCTCTACAACACAACAATGTATGTGATGGCTGGTTTGCTTGTCGCAGCACTTATCTCCAACCTTCTCATGAAACCAGTCGATCCGAAGTACCACATGGCAGAAGACGCACTGGGTGAAGGAGAAGCACCAACAACAAAACCGGCAGAAACTGGCAAACGGACCTCAGCGCCAATGCCTGCCGAATAACAAAGCAAACCCAAACAAACTAAGCCCGCGATCTTCGCGGGCTTTTTTATCTCATCATCAGAAAATGAATGCTCTACTCAGCAGCAGCAGGAAGAACCGGCTTCTTATATTGAGCTGCACACTCTGCCAGTGAGGTAATAATCGCAGGCTCAAGCTCGCGCTTTGTCATCACCATACCGATACTGTGAGAAACAACTGGCTTGATCAGAGGAACAGACACAATCCCTGCTCCCAGCGACAGAGCTGAAAACTCTGGCAAGATCGCGCAATACCCTGCGCGGATAAAACCGCCTAGCGACGGAATTGTCTCTGCCTCAATCTCAGGATCAAGCTCGACACCGAGGAATCTGAGCGTGCTGTCCACCATCATACGGTTCTGCAGGTTAGGCGAAAGCGCAACCATACCGCCAGCATTCACAGCCGTTTCCCACTCCACAGCCTCAGCATTTTGCAAGCGGTGCCCAGCGGGCATGAACAGACGGTAGTCTTCTTCATAGAGCGTAAAGCTGCTGTGCTTCTTTGCATCACTGAACTGAGTATAGGTGATGCCCGCATCAATCTGATAATCCTCAAGAGCCTTATGGATCTCATCATGGCTCATCAGCTGGATCGTAGCATGTGCATGCGGATGGCTTTTCTTCAGGTCCAGAATGAGGGAAGCAGTTGCCACATCAGCGGATGGAATGACACCAATATTGACCTTACCGAACACCTCAGTGCTCTTGCCAGCAACCTCATTCCGCAGGCTGTTGCAATCCGCAAGCACCTTTTTCGCCCAAACGAGAATCCGCTCCCCTTCTGGCGTCAGACCATGAAACTTCTTGCCGCGCTCAATGATCGGCACACCCAGCTCAATCTCCAACTGGCGAATTCGGCCAGACAGCGTTGGCTGCGTCACGTT
Coding sequences:
- a CDS encoding LysR family transcriptional regulator, producing MDIRQLQYLVTLAQERHFTRAAAACNVTQPTLSGRIRQLEIELGVPIIERGKKFHGLTPEGERILVWAKKVLADCNSLRNEVAGKSTEVFGKVNIGVIPSADVATASLILDLKKSHPHAHATIQLMSHDEIHKALEDYQIDAGITYTQFSDAKKHSSFTLYEEDYRLFMPAGHRLQNAEAVEWETAVNAGGMVALSPNLQNRMMVDSTLRFLGVELDPEIEAETIPSLGGFIRAGYCAILPEFSALSLGAGIVSVPLIKPVVSHSIGMVMTKRELEPAIITSLAECAAQYKKPVLPAAAE